In the Oscillospiraceae bacterium genome, AAAAGCCGCACAGGCCCGCATCAGCATGGGACGCATCACACTGCCCCACCAGCTGGCCCGCCTGGTGCTGACCGAACAACTCTACCGCGCCTGCACCATCAACGCCGGTATGAAGTACCACAAATAAACCTGCCATTACACAAAAATCCCCGCACACGAGAAATTGAACAGCGCCCCACTTGTTAGACAGTATGATATACTATCTAACAAGTGGGGTGTTTTGCTATACCAAAAGGAGTACCAAACAAACGATATACGCCGGAGTTCAAGAAAATGGTTGTAGAAACCATGAAAAAAGAACATCTGAGTATCTATGCAGCAATGCAGGAATTTGGAATTAACGACCATAAAATTATAGAGCGTTGGGAACGCATTTATTTGGAAGAAGGGCCGGAAGGCTTGTCGGTTGAGCGACGGGGCCGCGGCAGCACTGGTCGGCCAAAGAAGCTGCCAAAAGAGGCGGAAGAAGATCTGTTGGCCGAAGTGCAGCGACTGCGTGCGGAGAATGCCTACCTAAAAAATTTGCAAGCCTTGGTTTTGGAAGACGAGCGACGCCAGCACAAAAAACGCTGGTAGTTCAGAAGCTAAGGCAAAAACACGCACTCAGTATTCTGCTCTCAATCGCTCAAATACCCCGTGCAACTTTCTACTATCATTTGAAGCAGATGCAGAAAGAAGACAAATATGCATCTGTTAAGGAAGAAATCACAACGATTTACCACGAAAACAGGGGCCGGTACGGCTATCGCCGGATCACGGCAGAACTTCGCAAGCGCAATTTCCTCCTGAACCACAAGACTGTCCAGCGGCTTATGAAAGAGTTGGGCTTAGTTTGCCGTGTCAGGATGAAGAAGTACCGCTCTTATAAGGGAGAAGTGAGCAAAATTGCGCCAAATCTGTTAAACCGGGACTTCCACGCCGAAAAGCCGAACCAGAAGTGGGTCACCGATGTGACAGAGTTCAGTTTGTTTGGAGAGAAGCTCTATCTCTCTCCCATCCTTGATCTGTGCAGCAGCGATCTGGTCAGTTACACCATATCGGATCGTCCTGCACTCAGCATGGTAACCACCATGCTGGACGAGGCGTTTGCAAAGATCCCGGCCGAAACAAACCTGATTCTCCATTCTGACCAGGGCTGGCAGTACCAACATAAACAGTATCAACGGATGCTCCGAGAGAAAGGTGTTCGCCAGAGCATGAGCCGCAAGGGAAACTGTCTGGACAATGCTGTGATAGAGAATTTCTTCGGGCTGCTCAAAAGTGAGCTGCTGTATTTGCAGGAGTTCCGCTCCATGGAACACTTCAAACTGGAACTGATCGAATATCTAGATTACTACAACAACCGCAGGATCAAGGCAAAGCTAAAGGGCTTGCCGCCTGCAATTCACAGACAGCAAGCCCTTTCGGCTGCTTGAACAATTTTTACTTCAGAATATTGTCTAACTTTTTGGGGTCACTTCAAATCATGTGCGGGGATTTTGTTATTGCATCTTAGTACTTCAGCAGGTCCAGAGAATCCTGATACGGCGTCTCGGTAGCCACCTTCATGGCGGCCTCGTTCTTGTACTTGTTCAGCATCATGGCACTCTTGGCGGGGTCAGCCAGCGTACCGGCACCGGCAATGCAGCCGCCGGGGCAGGCCATGCCTTCCAGCAGGTAGCCGTTGTACTTGCCAGCCTTAGCCATCATCATCATCTTCTTGCAGTCGGCCAAGCCTTGGGCGCTCATTACCTTGACCTCACGGTCCGGGTCCATCTTCTTGATGGCATTGACAACAGCCTGGGCTACACCGCCGGAAGCAGCAAAGCCGCGGGCATCGGCACTGGCGTTGTTGAAGGCATCCTCGGGGTTGTTAGGCAGGGAAGCGAAGTCCACTTCCTTAGCCTCGAACAGGCCCATCAGTTCCTCGAAGGTCAGCACGAAGTCGACCTCACTGCGGACGGAGCGGCGGCTGGCCTCCAGCTTCTTGGCGGCGCAGGGGCCGACGAAGCAGATACGGGCCTCGGGCTTCTCCTTCTTCAGCAGGCGGGCGGTCAGGACCATCGGGGTCATAGCCATGCTGATGCACTCGGCCTGCTGGGGGAACAGCTTCTTGGCCATTACGCTCCAGGCCGGGCAGCAGGAGGTGCCCATGAAGGGGATCTTGGCGGGAACTTCTTCCATGAAGTCCTTAGCCTCATCGATGGTGCACAGGTCAGCACCGATGGCGACCTCTGCCACATCAGCAAAGCCCAGCTGGCGCATGGCTTCCTTCAGCTTGGAGGGGGTCATGCCGGGGAACTGGTTGATGAAAGCGGGGGCCACGATAGCGATAACTTCGTCGCCGCGCTTGATGGACTGGATCAGCTGGAAGATCTGGCCCTTATCGACGATGGCGCCGAAGGGGCAGTTGACCAGGCACATGCCGCAGGATACGCACTTATCGTAATCGATCTCGGCACGACCGTGCTCATCCGAGTGGATGGCACCCATACCGCAGGCAGCAGCACAGGGACGCTCGGTCTTGACGATGGCGCTGTAGGGGCAGCTGTTGACGCAGCGGCCGCACTTCACACACAGGCTCTGGTCGATGTGGCTTTTGCCGTTGCGGAAGCTGATGGCGTGTTTGGGGCAGACTTCCTGGCAGGGGTGGGCAAGGCAGCCCTGGCACATCTCGGTGACCTTGATGACCTTCTCGGGGCAGCCATTGCAGGCGAACTTGATGACGTTGATCAGCGGCGGCTCATAGTACTTGTCCGCGATGATGCCGTGCTCCAGGCCTTCGGTGGCGGGCACGCTCTCATCCAGCGGGCGCAGGGAGAAGCCCATGGCCAGACGGATACGCTCGGACACGATGGCTCTCTCCAGGAAGATGCTGCTGCGCAGCGATTTTTCCTCGCCGGGGATGATCTTAAAGGGCAGCTCACGCATCAGCTGCGCATAGTCAGACAGCTCGTTGGCGTTGTAAGCCATACGGGCCACTTCGGTGAACACCTTGCGACGGATATCCGTTACGGGGGTGTAAATGCCTCTCATAGTTTGATTGCTCCTTTTTTGCTCCGTTCAATGCTCCATAGCGAAAGGGGACTTCCACCTGTTTTCTGCTCACGGTTACAGGGGAAACACCCTTCTTGAGCGGGCGCAGCCGCTCCTGTTAAAATTTTACCAAAAACCAGCCGATTTGGCAAGAGGTCAGGCAACAAAAAAGCGGGAAATTCCAAATTTCCCGCAAAATTCATAAATTCAATCCCATTACGCTGCAAAATCCGTGCGCCGTGTTTATTTTCCCACAATTTCAGCCCTGCAGCGGCGGCCGTCCCAGGCTCCCAGCATTACGTTTACAATGTCACCGGCCTTGTGGCCCGGTGCGCTGACCAGCACCGGCAGATACTGTTTGGTGTAGCCGGTAAACAGGGTAGCGGACAGCGGCGTTTCCAGCAGCACACTGGCGGTGTGCCCCTGCATGGCGGCCACCTCGGCGGCACGCACTTTCTCCACAGCGGCGGTCATGCGGCGGCTGCGGTCCTCTTTTTCGTGTTCCGGCAGCTGGCCGGGGAAGTCGTAAGCCGGAGTACCCTCGCGGCGGGAGTAGGGGAAAACATGCACCTTTAAAAAGCGCTGGCCGGTAACAAAGGCCATGCTGGCTTCAAAGTCCTCCTCAGTCTCGCCGGGGAAGCCCACGATCACATCAGTGGTAAAGCTGACGTTTTCCGCGCCGAACGCCGCCCGCAGCTTGGCAGCAATATCGGCAAACTGGGCGGTGGTATAGGGGCGGCGCATAGCACGCAGGGTCTTGTCGCAGCCGCTCTGCAGGCTCAAATGGAACTGCGGACAAAGTTTCTTCACCGCCGCCATTCGGGTGATGACCTCGTCGTGCAGCATATCA is a window encoding:
- a CDS encoding IS3 family transposase produces the protein MVVQKLRQKHALSILLSIAQIPRATFYYHLKQMQKEDKYASVKEEITTIYHENRGRYGYRRITAELRKRNFLLNHKTVQRLMKELGLVCRVRMKKYRSYKGEVSKIAPNLLNRDFHAEKPNQKWVTDVTEFSLFGEKLYLSPILDLCSSDLVSYTISDRPALSMVTTMLDEAFAKIPAETNLILHSDQGWQYQHKQYQRMLREKGVRQSMSRKGNCLDNAVIENFFGLLKSELLYLQEFRSMEHFKLELIEYLDYYNNRRIKAKLKGLPPAIHRQQALSAA
- a CDS encoding 4Fe-4S dicluster domain-containing protein, with translation MRGIYTPVTDIRRKVFTEVARMAYNANELSDYAQLMRELPFKIIPGEEKSLRSSIFLERAIVSERIRLAMGFSLRPLDESVPATEGLEHGIIADKYYEPPLINVIKFACNGCPEKVIKVTEMCQGCLAHPCQEVCPKHAISFRNGKSHIDQSLCVKCGRCVNSCPYSAIVKTERPCAAACGMGAIHSDEHGRAEIDYDKCVSCGMCLVNCPFGAIVDKGQIFQLIQSIKRGDEVIAIVAPAFINQFPGMTPSKLKEAMRQLGFADVAEVAIGADLCTIDEAKDFMEEVPAKIPFMGTSCCPAWSVMAKKLFPQQAECISMAMTPMVLTARLLKKEKPEARICFVGPCAAKKLEASRRSVRSEVDFVLTFEELMGLFEAKEVDFASLPNNPEDAFNNASADARGFAASGGVAQAVVNAIKKMDPDREVKVMSAQGLADCKKMMMMAKAGKYNGYLLEGMACPGGCIAGAGTLADPAKSAMMLNKYKNEAAMKVATETPYQDSLDLLKY
- a CDS encoding helix-turn-helix domain-containing protein; protein product: MVVETMKKEHLSIYAAMQEFGINDHKIIERWERIYLEEGPEGLSVERRGRGSTGRPKKLPKEAEEDLLAEVQRLRAENAYLKNLQALVLEDERRQHKKRW